From Bacillus basilensis, a single genomic window includes:
- a CDS encoding 3-hydroxybutyrate dehydrogenase has product MVTNRVIFLTGAASGIGYEMGNAFAKEGAKVVITDRLEERAKEAAEKLQKEGYQAIGLKCDVTSEEEVTAAISQTVTHFGSLHILINNAGMQHVSPIEDFPTEKFELLIKIMQIAPFIAIKHVFPIMKKQKYGRIINVASINGLVGFAGKSAYNSAKHGVIGLTKVAALEGATHGITVNALCPGYVDTPLVRNQLQDLATTRNVPLENVLEEVIYPLVPQKRLLQVQEIADYAMFLASEKAKGITGQAVVIDGGYTAQ; this is encoded by the coding sequence ATGGTTACAAATCGAGTTATTTTTTTAACAGGCGCTGCAAGTGGTATTGGTTATGAAATGGGAAACGCTTTTGCAAAAGAAGGTGCAAAAGTTGTTATTACCGATCGTCTTGAAGAACGTGCAAAAGAAGCTGCTGAAAAATTACAAAAAGAAGGCTATCAAGCTATCGGTTTAAAATGTGATGTTACATCTGAAGAAGAAGTTACAGCTGCCATTTCTCAAACAGTTACTCATTTTGGTTCATTACATATATTAATTAATAACGCAGGAATGCAACACGTTTCACCGATTGAAGATTTTCCAACCGAAAAGTTCGAACTACTTATTAAAATTATGCAAATCGCTCCTTTTATCGCAATTAAGCATGTCTTCCCAATCATGAAAAAACAAAAGTATGGCCGAATTATTAATGTCGCTTCCATTAATGGCCTCGTTGGATTTGCAGGAAAATCCGCCTACAATAGTGCCAAACATGGCGTAATTGGATTAACAAAAGTTGCTGCTTTAGAAGGCGCTACGCATGGTATTACTGTAAATGCCCTTTGTCCTGGTTATGTCGATACCCCTCTCGTCCGTAACCAACTACAAGACTTAGCCACGACTCGAAATGTACCACTGGAAAATGTTTTAGAAGAAGTCATTTATCCACTTGTGCCACAAAAACGCTTATTACAAGTACAAGAAATTGCTGATTATGCGATGTTTTTAGCGAGTGAAAAAGCGAAAGGTATAACCGGGCAAGCCGTTGTTATCGATGGTGGTTATACTGCTCAATAA
- a CDS encoding YvrJ family protein, which yields MEEWIKMIGNVGFPIVVTLYLLHRIESKLDGVIVAIEKLPRQLLQYDDPRDKK from the coding sequence ATGGAAGAGTGGATTAAGATGATAGGTAATGTAGGGTTTCCAATTGTTGTAACATTATATTTACTCCATCGGATTGAAAGTAAATTAGATGGGGTAATTGTTGCAATAGAAAAGTTGCCGCGGCAATTACTACAGTATGACGATCCACGGGATAAAAAATAA
- the mtnA gene encoding S-methyl-5-thioribose-1-phosphate isomerase, with protein MSTIVTIPRSVSWKGDAIAVLNQTKLPHSTEYKTLTTIEEVWKSIVMLEVRGAPAIGIVAAFGLALASKKYTTLHIEEFQKKFNRDCNYLGTSRPTAVNLFWAIDRMRESIRDITTIKEAQKILEEEALLIQQEDEAVCRSIGEHALTCFKDGDNILTICNAGSIATAKYGTALAPFYIGKEKGIRLHAYACETRPVLQGGRLTTWELKQADIDVTLIIDNTAAHAIQTKEINAIIVGADRIVANGDTANKIGTMNLAILAKYFDIPFYVAAPLSTFDITKQTGSEIVIEERDETEVTKIFGKQVAPIGTDVYNPAFDVTPNELITGIVTEKGIIRGNYKQEIASLFEKTS; from the coding sequence ATGAGTACAATTGTTACTATTCCGAGGTCTGTCAGTTGGAAAGGGGATGCTATTGCAGTATTAAATCAAACAAAGTTGCCGCATAGCACAGAATATAAAACATTAACGACGATTGAAGAGGTATGGAAAAGCATTGTCATGCTAGAAGTACGAGGAGCACCTGCAATTGGAATTGTAGCTGCATTTGGCTTGGCGCTTGCATCAAAAAAATATACTACTTTACATATTGAAGAATTTCAAAAGAAGTTTAATAGGGATTGTAATTATTTGGGAACGTCACGCCCGACAGCAGTCAATTTATTTTGGGCAATTGATCGTATGAGAGAATCTATTCGAGACATTACTACAATAAAAGAAGCACAAAAAATATTAGAAGAAGAAGCGCTTCTCATTCAGCAAGAAGATGAAGCGGTATGCCGGAGTATTGGAGAACATGCCTTAACATGTTTTAAAGACGGTGATAACATTTTAACAATTTGTAACGCTGGCAGTATCGCAACTGCTAAATATGGTACTGCATTAGCACCGTTTTATATTGGGAAAGAAAAAGGTATACGTTTACATGCGTATGCGTGTGAAACAAGACCAGTTTTACAAGGCGGACGTTTAACAACTTGGGAATTAAAACAGGCAGATATTGATGTAACACTTATTATAGATAATACGGCAGCTCATGCTATTCAAACGAAAGAAATAAATGCGATTATTGTGGGAGCGGACCGAATTGTTGCAAATGGAGACACCGCAAATAAAATCGGAACAATGAATTTAGCTATATTAGCAAAGTATTTTGATATCCCATTTTACGTTGCAGCTCCGTTATCTACATTTGATATTACGAAACAAACAGGCTCTGAAATTGTTATTGAAGAAAGAGACGAAACAGAAGTTACGAAAATTTTTGGCAAACAAGTGGCACCAATTGGAACTGATGTTTATAATCCTGCATTTGACGTAACACCGAATGAATTAATTACAGGTATTGTTACTGAGAAAGGTATTATACGTGGAAATTATAAGCAAGAAATTGCATCATTGTTTGAAAAAACAAGCTAA
- the mtnK gene encoding S-methyl-5-thioribose kinase: MGYYSLTETTAIQYAKEHGYFAKKANVVCHEIGDGNLNYVFKLDDGEKSIIIKQALPYAKVVGESWPLSIKRATIESKALQIFAKYVPDYVPVVHSHDEELAVTVIEDLSRLTITRKGLIDGEEYPLLSQHIGRFLAHVLFYTSDFGLESEEKRVLEGTFVNPDLCKITEDLVFTDPFGHYDTNDYEPDLQLAVDELWSDKTVKLKVAQYKYKFLTRKEALIHGDLHTGSIFSSPSETKVIDPEFATYGPFGFDIGQFIANLLLNALSREEEQRRVLFFHIEKTWSYFVETFTRLWIGEGVEVYTKEKQWLPIILQNIFTDAVGFAGCEIIRRTIGLAHVADLDEIANKEARIQAKKQALSLGKELIKYESKSADIQLFRTLFQQTVSGGIKA; this comes from the coding sequence ATGGGATATTATTCATTAACTGAAACAACAGCTATACAATATGCGAAAGAACACGGTTATTTTGCAAAGAAAGCAAATGTTGTTTGTCATGAAATTGGAGATGGAAATTTAAATTACGTGTTCAAATTAGATGATGGAGAGAAGTCTATTATAATAAAACAGGCACTGCCATATGCAAAAGTAGTTGGTGAGAGCTGGCCGTTATCTATAAAAAGAGCGACGATTGAAAGCAAGGCATTACAAATTTTTGCGAAGTATGTACCGGATTATGTTCCAGTAGTGCACAGTCATGATGAAGAGTTAGCAGTAACAGTAATAGAAGACTTATCAAGACTAACAATTACAAGAAAAGGATTAATAGATGGAGAAGAGTATCCACTTTTATCCCAACATATCGGTCGTTTTCTAGCGCATGTTTTATTTTATACTTCAGATTTCGGGTTAGAGTCAGAAGAGAAAAGGGTACTAGAAGGTACATTTGTAAACCCAGACCTTTGCAAAATTACAGAAGATTTAGTGTTTACAGATCCATTTGGCCATTACGATACAAATGATTATGAGCCAGATTTGCAGCTAGCTGTAGATGAACTATGGAGTGATAAAACGGTCAAACTAAAAGTGGCTCAGTATAAATATAAATTTTTAACGAGAAAAGAGGCACTCATTCATGGAGATTTACATACTGGAAGTATTTTTTCATCACCTTCTGAAACGAAAGTAATTGATCCAGAATTTGCAACGTACGGTCCATTTGGGTTTGACATCGGTCAATTTATTGCAAATCTATTATTGAATGCTTTATCTAGAGAAGAAGAACAGAGAAGGGTACTATTTTTCCATATAGAGAAGACGTGGAGTTATTTTGTAGAAACTTTTACGAGGTTATGGATTGGAGAAGGTGTAGAGGTATATACGAAAGAAAAGCAATGGCTACCAATTATTTTGCAAAATATTTTTACGGATGCTGTCGGATTTGCGGGATGTGAAATAATTCGTAGAACAATTGGCTTAGCTCATGTAGCAGATTTAGATGAAATAGCAAATAAAGAAGCGAGAATTCAAGCTAAGAAACAAGCGCTATCCTTAGGTAAAGAACTAATAAAGTATGAATCTAAGAGTGCTGATATTCAGCTGTTCCGAACACTATTTCAACAGACGGTTTCTGGAGGGATAAAAGCATGA
- a CDS encoding carbon-nitrogen family hydrolase — protein sequence MKVVTILVTNDIIFPVFCKEKNENGAEKMKVACIQMDIVFGDVEKNIENAKNKISEAMKERPDVIVLPELWTTGYDLTRLSEIADRDGLETKEKLIEWSKQYGVHIVGGSIAKQTEQGVTNTMYVVTNKGELVNEYSKVHLFQLMDEHKYLIAGNSTGEFKLDDVECAGTICYDIRFPEWMRVHTAKGAKVLFVVAEWPLVRLAHWRLLLQARAVENQCYVVACNRAGKDPNNEFAGHSLIVDPWGEVVVEANEEESILFGELTFEKIKEVRKGIPVFADRRPELYK from the coding sequence TTGAAAGTTGTTACAATTCTAGTGACAAATGATATAATCTTTCCAGTATTTTGTAAAGAAAAAAATGAGAATGGGGCTGAAAAAATGAAAGTCGCATGTATTCAAATGGATATTGTCTTTGGAGATGTAGAAAAAAATATTGAGAATGCTAAAAATAAAATAAGCGAAGCAATGAAGGAAAGACCAGATGTTATCGTCTTACCAGAACTATGGACAACAGGTTATGATTTAACGAGACTTTCTGAAATTGCAGATAGGGATGGATTGGAAACGAAAGAAAAGTTGATAGAATGGTCGAAACAATATGGTGTACATATTGTTGGTGGTTCTATAGCAAAGCAAACAGAACAAGGTGTTACAAATACAATGTATGTTGTAACTAATAAAGGAGAACTAGTCAATGAATATAGTAAAGTACATTTATTTCAGCTTATGGATGAACATAAATATTTAATCGCTGGAAATAGTACAGGTGAATTTAAGTTAGATGATGTAGAGTGTGCCGGCACAATTTGTTATGACATTCGTTTTCCAGAGTGGATGCGCGTTCATACTGCTAAAGGTGCAAAAGTTTTATTTGTTGTAGCAGAATGGCCATTAGTTCGTTTAGCACATTGGCGTTTGTTATTGCAAGCAAGAGCAGTTGAAAATCAGTGTTATGTTGTTGCATGTAATAGGGCAGGAAAAGATCCGAATAATGAGTTTGCCGGTCATTCTTTAATTGTCGACCCTTGGGGCGAAGTTGTTGTAGAAGCGAATGAAGAAGAATCAATTTTATTTGGAGAACTTACATTCGAGAAAATTAAAGAAGTACGCAAAGGAATTCCAGTTTTTGCAGATCGTCGTCCAGAATTATACAAATAA
- a CDS encoding pyridoxal phosphate-dependent aminotransferase, giving the protein MKLFQPSEIVTSLPTQFFASLVAKVNKVVAADHDVINLGQGNPDQPTPQHIVKALQDAAEKTIHHKYPPFRGHESLKEAVATFYQREYDVVVNPKTEVAILFGGKAGLVELPVCFTNPGDTILVPDPGYPDYLSGVALAKAQFKTMPLIAENNFLPDYTKIDDSIAERAKLMFLNYPNNPTGATASKDFFDETIHFANKHNILVVHDFAYGAIGFDGQKPVSFLQADGAKDTGIEIYTLSKTFNMAGWRIAFAVGNESVIETINLLQDHMYVSIFGAVQDAAREALLSSQSCVIDLVNSYESRRNALISACHSIGWNVDIPTGSFFAWLPVPEGYTSEQFSDILLDKAHVAVAPGVGFGEHGEGYVRVGLLHTEDRLREAINRIDKLNFFKK; this is encoded by the coding sequence ATGAAATTATTTCAACCTTCTGAGATAGTAACATCATTGCCAACACAATTTTTTGCTTCACTTGTTGCAAAAGTTAATAAAGTCGTTGCAGCTGATCACGATGTTATTAATCTAGGTCAAGGTAATCCAGATCAACCAACACCGCAGCATATCGTAAAAGCTTTACAAGATGCTGCAGAAAAGACCATTCATCATAAATATCCGCCATTTCGCGGACATGAAAGTTTAAAAGAAGCCGTGGCAACATTCTATCAACGTGAATATGATGTAGTAGTAAATCCAAAAACTGAAGTTGCTATTTTGTTTGGTGGAAAGGCTGGATTAGTAGAATTACCAGTTTGTTTTACAAACCCTGGTGATACTATTCTCGTTCCCGATCCAGGCTATCCAGATTATTTATCAGGAGTTGCTTTAGCAAAAGCACAATTTAAAACAATGCCGCTTATTGCAGAAAATAATTTTTTACCAGATTATACGAAAATTGATGACTCTATTGCCGAGCGTGCAAAATTAATGTTTTTAAACTATCCAAATAATCCTACAGGTGCTACTGCATCAAAAGATTTTTTTGATGAAACTATTCATTTTGCTAATAAACACAATATATTAGTTGTTCATGATTTTGCTTACGGTGCTATTGGGTTCGATGGTCAAAAGCCTGTTAGTTTCTTACAAGCAGACGGTGCCAAAGATACAGGAATCGAAATTTACACATTATCGAAAACTTTCAATATGGCTGGCTGGCGTATCGCTTTTGCTGTAGGGAATGAAAGTGTGATCGAAACAATTAACTTATTACAAGATCATATGTATGTTAGTATTTTTGGTGCAGTTCAAGATGCTGCCCGCGAAGCACTATTAAGTTCACAGTCTTGCGTAATAGACCTTGTAAATAGTTACGAATCTCGAAGAAACGCTCTTATTTCAGCTTGTCACTCAATTGGTTGGAATGTAGACATTCCAACAGGTTCATTCTTTGCATGGCTTCCTGTACCAGAAGGTTATACATCTGAGCAATTTTCTGATATTTTACTAGACAAAGCACACGTTGCAGTTGCTCCTGGTGTTGGATTTGGTGAACATGGCGAAGGGTACGTCCGTGTTGGTCTCTTGCATACAGAAGATAGATTACGAGAAGCCATTAATCGAATTGATAAATTAAATTTTTTCAAAAAATAA
- the mtnW gene encoding 2,3-diketo-5-methylthiopentyl-1-phosphate enolase, whose product MSGIIATYLIHDDSHNLEKKAEQIALGLTIGSWTHLPNLLQEQLKQHKGNVIHIEELAEQEHTNSYLRKKVKRGIIKIEYPLLNFSPDLPAILTTTFGKLSLDGEVKLIDLTFSDELKEHFPGPKFGIDGIRNLLQVHERPLLMSIFKGMIGRNIGYLKTQLRDQAIGGVDIVKDDEILFENALTPLTKRIVSGKEVLQSVYETYGHKTLYAVNLTGRTFDLKENAKRAVQAGADILLFNVFAYGLDVLQSLAEDDEIPVPIMAHPAVSGAYSASKLYGVSSPLLLGKLLRYAGADFSLFPSPYGSVALEKEEALAISKYLTEDDAFFKKSFSVPSAGIHPGFVPFILRDFGKDVVINAGGGIHGHPNGAQGGGKAFRAAIDATLQNKPLHEVDDINLHSALQIWGNPSHEVKL is encoded by the coding sequence ATGAGCGGAATAATAGCGACGTATTTAATCCATGATGATTCACATAACTTAGAAAAAAAGGCCGAGCAAATTGCACTCGGATTAACAATTGGCTCTTGGACCCATTTACCAAATTTATTACAAGAACAATTAAAACAGCATAAAGGCAATGTCATTCATATTGAGGAATTAGCTGAACAAGAACATACCAATTCGTATTTACGAAAAAAAGTAAAACGCGGGATTATTAAAATCGAATATCCGTTATTAAACTTCAGTCCAGATTTACCAGCGATTTTAACGACTACCTTTGGAAAGCTATCACTTGATGGCGAAGTAAAATTAATTGATTTAACTTTTTCAGATGAGTTAAAAGAGCATTTTCCTGGTCCAAAATTCGGGATAGATGGTATTCGAAACCTTTTACAAGTACATGAGCGTCCCCTTTTAATGAGTATTTTTAAAGGAATGATTGGACGAAATATTGGGTATTTAAAAACGCAATTACGCGATCAAGCAATTGGTGGTGTAGATATAGTAAAAGATGATGAAATATTATTTGAAAATGCATTAACACCTCTTACGAAACGCATTGTATCGGGAAAAGAAGTTTTACAATCCGTATATGAAACATACGGACATAAAACGTTATATGCCGTAAATTTAACAGGACGAACTTTTGATTTAAAAGAAAATGCGAAACGTGCAGTGCAAGCTGGAGCTGATATTCTATTATTTAACGTATTTGCTTACGGACTAGATGTACTACAATCACTTGCAGAAGATGATGAAATCCCAGTTCCTATTATGGCACATCCTGCTGTAAGTGGTGCTTATTCAGCATCCAAGTTATATGGAGTTTCATCTCCATTATTACTCGGAAAGCTACTACGTTATGCTGGGGCTGACTTTTCATTATTCCCATCTCCATACGGAAGTGTTGCGCTAGAAAAAGAGGAGGCTCTTGCTATCTCAAAATATTTAACTGAAGACGATGCATTTTTCAAGAAGAGCTTTTCTGTTCCGTCTGCTGGTATTCATCCTGGTTTCGTTCCCTTTATTCTACGAGATTTCGGTAAAGATGTTGTTATTAATGCTGGTGGCGGAATACACGGACATCCAAATGGGGCGCAAGGCGGCGGTAAAGCTTTCCGTGCTGCAATTGATGCTACTTTGCAAAATAAACCACTCCATGAAGTAGATGACATAAACTTGCATAGTGCACTACAAATATGGGGAAATCCCTCTCATGAGGTGAAATTATGA
- the mtnX gene encoding 2-hydroxy-3-keto-5-methylthiopentenyl-1-phosphate phosphatase, whose amino-acid sequence MSIQVFCDFDGTITNNDNIMSIMEKFAPPEAEEVKNRILSQELSIQEGVSQLFQLIPTNLHDEIIQFLIETAEIRNGFHEFIQFVNENDISFYVISGGMDFFVYPLLQGLIPKEQIYCNETDFSSEYITVKWPHPCDHHCQNHCGLCKSSLIRKLSDTNDFHIVIGDSITDLQAAKQADKVFARDFLITKCEENHIAYTPFETFHDVQFALKHLLEVKL is encoded by the coding sequence ATGAGTATTCAAGTATTTTGTGATTTTGATGGCACGATTACAAATAATGATAACATTATGTCCATTATGGAAAAATTCGCACCACCAGAAGCCGAAGAAGTAAAGAATAGAATTTTATCACAAGAGCTATCTATTCAAGAAGGTGTTTCTCAATTATTTCAATTAATACCTACTAATCTGCACGATGAAATTATTCAATTTTTAATAGAGACTGCTGAAATTCGTAATGGTTTTCATGAATTTATACAATTTGTAAATGAAAATGACATTTCTTTTTACGTTATATCAGGTGGAATGGATTTCTTCGTCTATCCACTCTTACAAGGACTCATTCCTAAAGAGCAAATTTACTGTAATGAAACTGACTTTTCAAGTGAATACATTACCGTTAAATGGCCTCATCCTTGTGATCATCATTGTCAAAATCATTGCGGATTATGCAAATCATCTTTAATCCGTAAATTAAGTGATACGAATGACTTCCATATTGTGATTGGAGATTCAATTACTGATTTACAAGCTGCAAAACAAGCAGATAAAGTATTTGCCCGTGACTTCCTTATTACAAAATGTGAAGAGAATCATATTGCTTATACACCTTTTGAAACATTTCATGATGTTCAATTTGCATTAAAACATTTGTTGGAGGTGAAATTATGA
- a CDS encoding methylthioribulose 1-phosphate dehydratase has product MKQLFRQWFDLSEIKKELTTRNWFPATSGNISIKVSHEPLTFLITASGKDKTKTTPDDFLLVDHLGVPVLETELRPSAETILHTHIYNNTNAGCVLHVHTTDNNVITNLYSDTVTLQNQEIIKALDIWEEGATIHIPIIENHAHIPTLGETFRKHIQGDSGAVLIRNHGITVWGRDSFDAKKRLEAYEFLFQFHIKLLSIQGGVSNGANSYS; this is encoded by the coding sequence ATGAAACAACTGTTTCGTCAATGGTTTGACTTAAGCGAGATAAAAAAAGAATTAACAACACGAAATTGGTTTCCAGCAACGAGTGGTAATATTTCTATAAAGGTTAGTCATGAGCCACTTACTTTTCTTATTACAGCAAGTGGTAAAGATAAAACAAAAACGACTCCAGATGATTTTCTCCTAGTAGATCATCTAGGGGTTCCCGTATTAGAGACTGAATTACGCCCTTCAGCAGAAACAATCTTGCATACGCATATTTATAACAATACGAATGCTGGATGCGTACTTCATGTTCATACAACTGATAATAATGTCATCACAAACTTATATAGTGATACCGTCACCCTTCAAAATCAAGAAATTATTAAAGCTCTCGATATTTGGGAAGAAGGTGCAACAATCCACATTCCTATTATTGAAAACCATGCCCACATCCCAACGCTTGGAGAAACCTTCCGAAAGCATATACAAGGAGATTCGGGAGCAGTATTAATCCGTAACCATGGTATTACCGTGTGGGGCCGAGATAGCTTTGATGCAAAGAAAAGATTAGAAGCTTATGAGTTTTTATTCCAATTTCATATAAAACTATTATCAATTCAAGGAGGCGTTTCTAATGGCGCAAATTCGTATTCATGA
- a CDS encoding acireductone dioxygenase, with protein MAQIRIHEVNTRIENEVEVSKFLQEESVLYEKWNISKLPPHLNENYSLTDENKAEILAVFSKEIADVSARRGYKAHDVISLSNSTPNLDELLINFQKEHHHTDDEVRFIVSGHGIFAIEGKDGKFFDVELEPGDLISVPENARHYFTLQDDRQVVAIRIFVTAEGWVPIY; from the coding sequence ATGGCGCAAATTCGTATTCATGAAGTAAATACTCGCATTGAAAATGAAGTGGAAGTATCTAAATTTTTACAAGAGGAAAGTGTTTTATATGAGAAATGGAATATTTCTAAACTTCCTCCTCATTTAAATGAAAATTATTCGTTAACAGATGAAAACAAAGCTGAAATATTAGCTGTGTTTTCAAAAGAAATCGCTGATGTTTCAGCACGTCGAGGTTATAAAGCACATGATGTAATTTCACTTTCAAATAGCACACCTAACCTTGACGAATTATTAATTAATTTTCAAAAAGAACACCATCATACTGATGATGAAGTTCGCTTTATTGTTAGCGGGCATGGCATCTTTGCTATTGAAGGCAAAGATGGGAAATTCTTTGACGTTGAACTTGAGCCAGGTGATCTCATATCTGTTCCTGAAAATGCAAGACATTATTTCACCTTGCAAGATGATCGTCAAGTTGTAGCTATTCGTATTTTTGTTACAGCTGAAGGCTGGGTTCCAATCTATTAA
- a CDS encoding DUF3909 family protein translates to MDLQKFDEMIDAVQRATCVQINEKQKEAFKQKYDFEPKFEYGRDEKGHYVIRTSKKMLEEMEFYLALKYDQDGVNLYMQAEIDGICHVSVSYSEDVLHLQELFQFLEENK, encoded by the coding sequence ATGGATCTTCAAAAATTTGATGAGATGATTGATGCTGTACAACGAGCAACTTGTGTACAAATTAATGAAAAACAAAAAGAAGCTTTTAAACAAAAATATGATTTTGAACCGAAATTCGAATATGGAAGAGATGAGAAAGGGCATTACGTTATTCGAACTTCAAAAAAGATGCTAGAAGAAATGGAGTTTTATTTGGCATTGAAATATGATCAAGATGGAGTTAATCTTTATATGCAAGCAGAGATTGATGGTATATGCCACGTATCTGTTAGCTATAGTGAAGATGTCCTACATTTACAAGAATTGTTTCAATTTCTAGAAGAAAATAAATAA
- a CDS encoding NAD(P)-dependent oxidoreductase — protein MENKNLSIGFIGIGVMGKSMVHHLMQDGHKVYVYNRTKAKTDSLVQDGANWCDTPKELVKQVDVVMTMVGYPHDVEEVYFGIDGILENANEGTIAIDFTTSTPTLAKRINEAGKRKNVYTLDAPVSGGDVGAKEARLAIMVGGAKEIYEKCLPLFEKLGTNIQLQGPAGSGQHTKMCNQIAIASNMIGVCEAVAYAKKAGLDPDKVLESISTGAAGSWSLSNLAPRMLKGDFEPGFYVKHFMKDMKIALDEAEKLKLPVPGLSLAKELYEELMKDGEEDSGTQVLYKKYIGGK, from the coding sequence ATGGAAAATAAAAATTTATCAATAGGTTTCATCGGTATTGGAGTAATGGGAAAAAGTATGGTTCATCATTTAATGCAAGATGGTCATAAAGTATATGTATATAATAGAACGAAAGCGAAGACAGACTCTTTAGTACAAGATGGTGCAAATTGGTGTGATACACCGAAAGAGTTAGTAAAGCAAGTTGATGTTGTAATGACTATGGTTGGATATCCACATGATGTAGAAGAAGTGTATTTTGGGATAGATGGGATTTTGGAGAATGCAAATGAAGGAACAATCGCAATTGATTTCACGACATCTACACCAACATTGGCAAAGCGTATTAATGAAGCTGGTAAAAGAAAGAATGTATATACGTTAGATGCGCCTGTATCTGGAGGAGACGTCGGTGCGAAAGAAGCAAGACTCGCAATTATGGTCGGTGGCGCGAAAGAAATATATGAAAAATGTTTACCGTTATTTGAAAAACTAGGAACAAATATTCAGTTGCAAGGACCAGCTGGAAGTGGACAACATACAAAAATGTGCAATCAAATTGCGATTGCTTCTAATATGATTGGGGTATGTGAAGCAGTTGCTTATGCGAAAAAAGCTGGATTAGATCCCGATAAAGTATTAGAGAGTATTTCTACTGGGGCAGCAGGTAGTTGGTCATTGAGTAATTTAGCTCCTCGAATGTTAAAGGGAGATTTTGAACCAGGATTTTATGTAAAGCATTTTATGAAAGATATGAAGATTGCTTTAGATGAGGCTGAAAAATTAAAATTACCAGTACCGGGTTTAAGTTTGGCGAAGGAATTGTATGAAGAGTTAATGAAAGACGGGGAAGAGGATAGCGGAACACAAGTGTTATACAAAAAATACATAGGGGGTAAGTGA